The Medicago truncatula cultivar Jemalong A17 chromosome 7, MtrunA17r5.0-ANR, whole genome shotgun sequence genome includes the window tcgcctcgcgagcacatctactcgccatggcgagttcacaagaacactagctcgccatggcgagttcaaggcgaactcgaggcgagtgaaaattaggtgctctcgggaaaaaatgctattttctcactcaaactccaattctaagctccctattcatctttttaacctaaaacttccaccattcatctttattatcatctaggtaccttaaaccattcccaaaacatcttataacaacttttcaaaaatcaacttttatctgggcttactcgccatggcgagttggactgctcgcgaggcgagcgatgaagttgctcactcgccatggcgagcacagctactcgcgaggcgagcgatgaacttctgtacgggcaaaaaactggtttttcccaaaaatcccattttccttccaatcactccccaaatcagtttacagatgagaaatgaatgtttctatgcaaccaaaaccaaattctaacttcagaacagcaatatctactccaaaaaccataaattcaattaaaacccaattcctcaatttcactccaaaaacctgttaaactcaaatcagactttaaaatctatactattgaagtaaacctcacccttaccttagaaattgaagaagaaatgcacagcaatgatcaactcttggttctcctctcttgttcttggttttctctcccttggcttggtttcacgtaaactgcttctgacatctATTTCCCAACTTCCCTCTAActtaactccctaatatttccattaactccccattaattttaataaatattaaataactcccctaactccaaaataactaatatttcatacttattctaattattattaaataaaccatataataaaatgatacaccatataaatcacccaaaaatcacatatatataaatacatgcatatactccacataaaacaccaacatcatatataataatatatatatatgctccacatagtataaaattaattaaataaataactagggcgttacagcgATCGTGTTCTATGTTGATGATGACAAAGTCTTAGCTAGAAACACTGACGATTTCAGCAAGAGATTGAGATACAATTAGGAGGAAGAGACCATAAATGGTTTCGTTGTAGTAGGAATCaaactttaaaacaacaaacaaactaaTATTCACATTGGCGTTgacttgtcaaaatcaaaagGATCTAACTTTTGcaaaatttaataaagtaaggaaaccaaaattttaaaataaggaaattaaaatcgtaaaaaaaaaaaaaaaaacaaaattttgacaaaaaaaatgggcaaaatttaaaacttgaattaaaaatgCATTCTATCCTAAAGTTTAGTGAATAAGAATAATACTTAAATTTATGGTTTAAATGCTCTTTTCATctcttaagtatttaattgatatcgctttaattaaaaaagagattgtttgagtactttaagtatttttttaatctcgTTTTGGTACCTTCTGTtagatttaataaaaaacgttaagtgtggacacgtgtcacatCATTGGCTgttaggtttaataaaaaacgtttagtgaagaagaatatatatttttttatacaatttttttttaatatatatattttatttttaaaaaaaaatacccagaaccaatgacaaggtgacacatgTTATCTctgggacacgtgtcactttgtcattggttttgagattttttcttttaaaatatattttttaaaaaaataatttaaatttttttttttttgttaaaaaaaactcagagccaataaCAAGGTGATATGTGTCCaggagttaatttttttttaaaaccttaacgaaaacctaacagaagagaccaaaacgagactaaaaaaaacttaaaattctcaaacaatttatttttagttaagagaccaaaataatatcaattaaatagttaagggaaaaaaaacatttaagcctaaatttaTTGAAGTGAGTTGAGACCACACTTACTTTTACTTTTGAGTAtgcccaagacaagaagagcaCAACCAAAGACGTGTGTTCTAATTGTTGAAGTGTTATCTACCTTCAAAATCTAGCAACTTCCATTCCACACAACACACACAAGTACAGCAGTTACAGTTATGGCTTCTCTTTTGTCCTTTTCTTTTGCTTCTCTTTCTCTCCCAAAATCTCAATCTCTGGTACGCACGCTACTTCTCTTTCCTCTTTCATTCATTTCCAAACTTAACTTAACTTAACTTAACTTAACTATTATCATTTCTTTCAGGATCCTCATAATCTCTCCGATTCTTCTTTCTCCGGTGAGtgttcatttattcaaattgatagaatacattGAAAACAACACAAACATGATGTTACTGGAAATGCGAATAAACTCGCACCAGCATAGTTAATAGCAtatttaacttttgttttttcatttatttacgTTTTTAATTTGTAACCGTTTCTTCAGGTAAAAGCAACAGTAAGAGTGGTAATTGTTGTTTTCCAACGTCGTTTGAACGGAGAAAGATGGTTCTGTCTTCCATTGCTGTCATTGCTGGAACTTTTTGCAAAGGCGGAATTGGTCTTGCATCTGAATTTGCTGACAGtaattttctctataaataaactcaagcttttaaattttttgtgttaCTTTTGCTGAATTTGTAGAAATTAGACTTGTATAAAATCAACTTAACTTATGTATATGTTATttctatgaaaaataaaatgaagttatattgtttttttgtataagctataagctgttttgataAACTATCTTGGGGAGCATATGAAAATTagctaaaaacagcttattgatatgtcataaactgttttcataagttctttcAATCAGTCTTAGAGGTGCTTATGcaagtagataagctcaaataagccaaatCAAAGAGGAGCTTGTTTGGATttacttatttgagcttatgtaTTGGCATAAGAACTTTGCAATGGTTTGgtagagcttatggaaatagcttatgacatatctataagctgttttttagcTTATTTCTATAAACTCTCTTGGGTTTCCTTAAAAAACTTATAGCTTAATGATaccagtttgactttatttcatattttgttatagaaatagtgtATACACAAGCGCTtatatgataaatgtttatgctataaacacttaattaagttgtttatccaaacagaaccATGATATTGTTGTATTGTATACCCTTCATTATATTATTTGTCGTTTTACTGTTTTACAAATTCTAATTTGTCAATGCAAACAGTATAAATATTCCAATATACTAAACAATTTAGGAAGAATAAAACATCTTACTTATCTCTAAGAGTGAAGCTGGACAGTAATGGTCAATTATATCTTGTATTTCTAAAACATCAACAACCGAAAATTTGGAACAGAGGTGTAACGTATGTCTATGAGGTATCGGCTAAGTAGCAAGAGTTTGAGTTTGTAACCTCATGGGACATAGTTCAAATGACCCAAAGGAAGGTATAAAATGaccaatttcaattaataatagcTTTTTCTTCCCCTATTTAAATTAGAACGAGTATATTAAGAAGTTCCGAAGAAGGTCATGGTCGGTTTGTCGAACCTTGTTTGTGTGTCTGAAACGGAAAGGAGGAGAATGGTGATGTTATGCATGTTGTGAGCAAGTAATGCAGTTGCGTCGTTACTGATGGTGAAAAGTAGGTTCATTTGTGTATTTGTTTTATCATAAACTGATAAACATAATGTTATTGAGCCACgtagtaaaataagaaaaagtaaCCTACAAAGATTTCAATATAATGCATAATTTGTGCACTTACATACAGTGCCTGCGCTTAGAGGGAAGGATTATGGCAAATCAAAAATGAAGTACCCAGACTACGTAGAAACCGAATCTGGACTCCAGTATAAGGTGATGCAGCACGTTGTAAAATGTAAATGCTTTAGCGTTAAGAAAGCTTTGTTTTTAACTAGTAGTATTAATAAATTGCAGGACTTGCGACCCGGAAATGGCCCAAAACCAAAGAAAGGAGAGACAGTAGTGGTGAGACACTGAATTAtttttgctattgattttatagtCAATTGGTCAGAAGTCTGATCTTTTGATTATAATAAtctatatattttgatatactGATTCTAAATCAAATTGAAAGTTATGcctaaatttttcttttgtgctCTAGAATCTACATAGCAGACATTCTAGGTTCTTTGAAATGAGTTTTGATGGGATAGATTTGACAACTTTACTCCTAGGGAATCCTTTCTGAACATTTAGTTTTCTCTTCACATTAGATAATTGAAGTAACTTAAGAGCTTCAAGTTCCATTCAGGTAGATTGGGATGGCTACACCATAGGTTATTATGGTCGCATATTTGAAGCCCGGAATAAAACAAAAGGCGGTTCCTTTGAGGTATTGAATGTTTTGCATCATCTATATTCTATCTAGACATTGTCGAAGTGGTTGATTATTACAAaccttattttgttgtttttcaaatatGCAGGGTGATGACAAGgactttttcaaattcaaagtaGGATCGCACGAGGTGAGAGACCTCGTCATGTAATGATTAATATAGTTCCTTCAATTTCAATAGGATCTTTTCTATAGGTGTTGATGTCGGTACTATTACATAAACAATGCTTACAAGTTATGTTGTTGCTTCTATTCTATATAGACCAAGTAATGTTGAATGCAGTAGGGTTGAATAAGGATAAGTCCTACTTGGTTATACTAGGATTCAAATTttcttgttaatttattttatctagAGGGAAAACCCTTTGTGGTTCAGTTTTATATATACTATTAAGCATGTGCTACTGTTGGTCGACATCCTTCGTTAATATTGGTTGGCTCCTGTTCTATAACGAAATTATAAGTGATATAACATGGCTTTTTTGAGTGAGGCTGTGAAGAGTCTGAACGCCCTTTGGGATTAGGACTAAACTCTGCTCACAGTTCACACATCAACTTTACCCTTGCCACAAGGTGTTATCGTGGGTTTGATACAACATGTTTTTATGATATTTGTTTCAACTGAATTCATCAAAATATTAGTTCACTAAACTTGTTGGGTGTTGCCAACATATTAAGCACTCAAATTATGCCCTTATTTTCTGGAGTCTGCATCACTTACTCTGAAAAGTGATCTTCCATGTGCTTTGAATGTTCAGGTAATACCAGCTTTTGAAGAGGCTGTTGCAGGCATGTCTCTCGGGGGCATTCGAAGGTGCTGCATCTTTATTTCTGAAGTATTTGACATATTGTATGCCTGAGCTGTGTTACGTCCAAGTCCTTTCATGCCATTTACTGAATTACAGCTTCTATCAATTCAAACTTTGGATTTGGGTAACATAACGTCCTgagcttattttattaaactgcCACGTCTATGAATTCTAGCCCTCGATTTGGAGATTCTTCTCAACATCCTGaatttccaaaattaaaattgtcAATAACTGGGAATATTTGGTTCAAAATACAGTATATAACAACAATAACTACGAAACCCTTTTTCCGCTAGGTGAAGTTGGCTATATGGATCTTTTGTTTGAATCTTTTAATCcttgaaaaatttaatatggtTGAAAAGTAAGGCAATTGTATGTTTGGGTTCATGTATTTAAAGAGATTGATGAGGAGAGAAATGCAAATTTCACTATATTTATCAGTGATGCAGGATAATTGTACCCCCAGAACTTGGATATCCTGAGAGTGATTATAATAAAGGTGGCCCAAGACCTACAACATTCTCGGTAAGAGTTGAGTCCTGTCACTAGTGTTCATCAACTTTGTGAATCATTTCTGAGAGATGTAATGCGAATATGTTTTACAGGGCCAACGAGCCTTGGATTTTGTGCTAAGGAACCAAGGGTTGATAGACAAGACTCTCTTGTTTGATATTGAGCTAATGAAGATTGTTCCAAATTGATTTGTCAAATTCTTCATTGATCCTGAAATATCACCACCAAAACATTCAGGTTAGTTTCTATTTCATCGCTCGTCAGTATTTTCATTAGCATATGTTGTTCAATCTAAAACTGAATCCATGTCAGAGCAAGACAACCAGTGAACTGATGGAAAAAAACTTTTGTATTGCCAGATAAGTCTACAATTAATTCTGTCAGTGCCAATATCGTTGATTGATCCTTCATACCTTGCAAGTATTTTCTGGCTATGTTCTCCATAGGTGATGAAAAATCATGAAGTATAATACTGTAGTTTGTTGAACAGTTTTAAAGATATGAAGTATAATACTGTATAAGCTGCTAGAGCTGTAGTTGACTCTGATTTTTAACACATTCTGATTATATTCAATAACTACATACAGATGAGGaagcaagttttttttttgtcatttcttTTGATCACTTTGTTGGCATCGACATTTGATGCCTGCCTATGCGACAATTTTGATGTAATATTCCAGCTTTTCATTGTTCGTTTATCTGGTAACTGTAACATTTTGTGTGACATTTGAGGAAAAATCCATCGACTATTGGAAACTTTAATTCACTATGTGTACATGGGAAGAAACATCATACAATCAATTAGTAACATGATGTAGAAAAGGATCACACACCACTGCAACATAACAGCTTCCGTGGCTTATAACATCTGTATTTCAATACGAGCTTTATCATCACAACTTTTATTCAACCTTAGATTATTTTCCTCTGTCTATTTCAATGATTTCGAAAGCCAGAATTGTCATCTTAGTATGAGAATTGAACATACACTGGCCAGGATTGAGTGAAACTGAGTGAACATCCTATTACAAATGGATTGGTTCAAGTTAAAACTAATGTAATGGTCAGACGCAAAGCTGAATTACATTACGAACGGGTTTCCTATTAAAAACTGATTTAGAtatttcatatataaaaagtaaGGTAAGTCTTATCAAAGAGAATATTCATCCCACAATCACTTTTTCTTATCTGCATCCACAACCATGTCATTCCAATCTGCTAACAATGGTGAACATAGAGAAATAGAGAGGAGGAAGAGGAACAAAGGAGAAGATAACATCATTTAGCTTTGGATTTCAATCAAACGAGTAAAACATAGTGAGCAAGGGTTAAAAATAGAGTGTAAATACTAGATACTACTATAAAAGAGCAAACAACCCgtgtataataatataacatccTCCCTCAAGCTTATTATGGATTAACAAAAAGTATTGAGAGTTTGTCAATCAAGAATGGAAAACGTTTAATGGAAGGCAAGGAGGAGAAGACGAACGGCAGAGTAATTGTACCATCCTGAATACGATGATGAGTGAAGTGACAATCGATCGCAATGTGTTTCGTGCGTTTATGAAAGACTGTGTTGTGGGCAATTTGAATTGCGCTCTTGTTATCACAATACATGAGAGTTGGTTCAAAAAGAGGTGGAAGCCATAAAACTTAGATGAATGCATTTTCTAAATCTAGTGTCAAATTTCTTTCTATTTGATGTAAAACTAGTGGCAAAACAAAGACGACCGAAcactttaaaattttgaatgtgTGGGAAACTATTGTAAAAGATTTCATAACGGGATTTATAAAGAAGAAAACAGGTTGGTAGTATACTAATGAGATAAGTACCATGGCTAATTTGTTATTTGGAAAAGCCAAAGAAAGCGAGACCTACTTTATCATTTGATGAATTTGGGATAATTTACATTAATAATAAGTAGGATTCAATTATAGAATGAAGGAGATGAAGATCACATGTTGAATGAAggagataaataaatttaagatttttgagatgaaaatgataactaatttaaaaaaataaagaagaaaaaaaaatgagatttttcttTGATAGGGGTAAATTACATGCAATTCATCAAGGGGTAATATATGAAAAACTGTCAAAgacatattaataatttttttttaccacaagACGTGCTCAAATAACAACACAAATGAAATAAGAACAATTCTTACTTGGATACAACcccaaataaaatttatttggatacaataataaattgaaaaaaaaataaaaataagtaatttaatcacatcatataatcattttctttgttaattatttttccttgtgagtgttttttttttttttgattaaatgagagaaaaaaaagaaaagaaagaaaaagtaactACGTCTTAATAAATGACACTCTTACAGCATCCACTAGAAGAAGTGCTAAAGAGAGATAAGACAATTGCTCATGCATTTTTACAAGAGGTCACCTATGATTAGCTCCATTCTTAATAAGAATCCATTCTTAATAAGAATGTGGTGAAGACAGGGGCGGATGGTAGTACAAGGGAGGGGTAGCTCTTgctaccccaaaaaaaaatatttttctgagcaagtaggtatatttttatatttatctacccttaataatatatatttagctaccccaaatttaattttaagtgaaataattttttctactttcggtcgaacttcaaattatttgataatGTCATATAGGAACCGAAAGATTAACAcccaaaagagataaataataaataataacaatatttgatttatttaacaaataaagtaATACAAATGTAGGCCCACACACTCTCAGCCCACCAGCACAACACACTTTATAgctttgtttgtttggtttgataCTTCCCGTCTCAATAACAACGATAAAGAAAcctttttcaataataaaaatgatcaaGACAATAGTCATAGacaaattaaatgtacaatgagtttcttgcaaataatctatttatttacatttgaaaagacattattaatctattattaaacaaacaattattgatgaaattcGGTTCTTGAAATGTATTTTGCCAAGGTTTCTAAATACTCCATTGTCTCTAAATAATAGTCATTTAAGGTTTATGCAcaattattaaggaaatgattaattgtgttgattttgatggtaaaactagtatcatttactaaaacatccttattaattgtagttagcggagtagttaagttggatgaaattcaataaataagggtataataatggaaaaaaataataaatgctgcattggtattctaaagtgacaattattttgagaaaaagaaaagatggtaaagagacaattattgtgagacggagggagtagcgATTTTTATGTTCCTaagatttgttaattttagtccttaattttttgttagagattaaattcaagactaaaaaaactttttttttttttaaaaaacttaaaaaacaaagacaaaaattgaataatttttttaaccctaaattataatttataggactaaaaatatattttatccttaaatttaatatgtttgtttaaaaaaaaaaaatcttctttatagttggcccctgcataaattttttgtgaGCTTCGTCGCTGGGTGAAGATGTCTCAATCCTTAACTAAATAGCTTCAAATTAGCTCCAAAGAGTTGACATAATGGTGTGTCtaattaaaagataattttttttctttggagtTATGTCTATTTAAATAGTGTATTAGCATGGTTGTACACAACTTTATATAATttgtgaaaaattaaaaaaaattcatgccCCAACAAACACAATGCGTGTTGCAACAACCACATTCACTACAATCGCAACGGCCACAACCGCATCCACGACCGAATTTAAAACCATGGTTGTCAGATATTCTATTTGTTGTGTCACTTAATTATTGCGAGGAGTATTAGTTTATAGAGAAATTTAACATGTGTCATAAGGACATATGttataaatttgaaattgtgtcaatttatttctcaaattgttgatattaatcatttttttcccCAACAAATACTAATTATTTATGGAAAACCCTAATGACACATATTGGCATCACCTTCGTTTTATTCTATCAACATTTTATCGCtgtatcactttttttttaaggaaattgcATCACTCTCTTTGTTCACTTGTATAGATCAATTAatggataaataaatattgataaagGTATTTGagaatttatgttaaaattttcattacatattttttttcgaTAATTAGGAGACTTTATACCTTTTGCCCTTTGTTTCTTTGTCAGCCGCCAGAAACCCTAAAGCAGCTTTTCCTTCCCAATAATCTCATCTATTGCAAGCAAGCTATTCCTTTGTTTAGAACTGATCAATACCTTGCTGCTTTAAGTGTTTTCTCAAAAATGCTGAATTCCCGTAATTGTTCAACTCTCAACGTTGCACTTTTTCACCTTTGCCGCACAATGGACATTCCCACTCTTTCAGAATACCTCAGACTCATGTTGAAGGAGCCAAGCTTATTACCCTGGTAACATAACTTTTAACAAGGTTTTGGAATCCATTTGTAAATTGAATGATGATGTCATGCCACAAGTGTATCAGCTTTTTCTTTAACATGATTCAAACGTATTGTTCTTCTAGTGTTGTCCCGGTCACACATGCTGTTTTATTGAAGGCATTTCTAGATTTCAACAAGGTAGATGATGCCTTCCATTTGTTCAATGCCATGCTTTATGAAGGTTTTAAGCCAGataaagattgttttgcaaAACTAGCAACTGCTCTTTGTGCTGATGGTAGAATGGATGAAGCAGTTAGTGCGTATCGTGATATTGTTATGAAGCATCCTCATAGTGATGTTCACCTTGATAATCAAATCCCTATTATGATAATGACTGAGCTTATAAATTCTGGTATGAATGACAAGGCTGCCACTGTTTTTACCTTAGCCAATGGATCTCAGGCCAAGGCTACTTATATTTATGTCTGTTTTATTTCAAATGTATTAATTACTCAATTTAAGAGTTGGTAAAGTAGTACTTGATGTGTGTCTTTAGAATTCTTTATATTGGTTGTTGATTGTTTTTGCAAAGTAGTCtcaagcagcaacaacaacaaatagaCCTTGAAGGCTGAAGCAACACTAGAAACATATTCAAAGCAACAaagataagaaagaaaataattaaacaatataTCGATATTATTTACTGAGTTCGGTCTAGAATGACATActtaagggtgagactagctcTCCGATCCACTATGTAAGGAATGACACAAATAGGTTACAATAAATGAGCTCAAAAGctcacaaagaaaaaacactaatttctacccatttttcaAGTCATACTCACAATGCATCCTCCTAAGAGGTAACACTAAATGAAACTTTTTGATCCTTCCTCTAATGAGATCTCACTACTCAAAGTGCTTACGACTCAAGAAAAACTCTCACCAAAGACACTCAACTCtaaaattttttcattttatttcccAAGTTTCACTTTCTTcaagcttataaaaaaaaaagaaaaatgaagtcTTGTATAGTGCACATGATCCGAGAAAATTGTGTCAGGATTCCcttccatcgtgccacgattagCAAGTTCGTACACAATACAAACTGACCATTATCCAATAataatcgtgccacgattgggAAATGCTTTTTCTCCCAACAGAATATCAAGCGAATGCTTCAAGAAATGGTTGACTAGTTTTGATTGGAGGATTATTTCTTGATTTCCTTTTTCTCCGCTAACAGCTCCTTGTATTCCaccaaacaacaaattattgGTCAGTTTTGTTTTGGGACATTTTCGCTATAATTTCTTTCCCACTATATAGCATCGCTCGCCACGATTTCATGCACTCATGCCATGAAATTTTATGAGACTTCCCAAGCTGCACAAGCACGAAATCGTTCATGGCACGATTTAACATATTCTCCAATACCAATTTTAAGCACTTGTACTGATTCAAATCCAGTATCTTTGGACAAGCTTTAAAAGATCTCTTACTTAGATGGTTTTGTctacaaataaaattttcattacaTTCGATTATATTAACTATTAGCGGTGAAATTGTGTGTCTATtccattaagatttttttctaTTTACTTTTCCCTcttacaatatcaataaaatatttatttttcttttctacaaacatatccttatttattatatttcaattatcTAACTACTCCATGAACTATGATTAATAAGTGTGTTTTAGTAAATGTAACacattttatcattaaaattaaCACTACTAATCATTTTCACGTAAAACTCAAATGAAATACCTGATATGACATGGAGGAAGTATATGAAAAGAGACTTCGGTGCTAACATTAATTGTATCTAAATTCAATATTAGAAGATgaaattttcctttatttttaaaaatggaaaaaattatggcaccctttcaaataaatattaagttttttttttcttcaagtagTCTAATGACTATAAATTAACCTgcttaaggtgaataaatggaaAATCTGAATTTTAAATCTCGACACATACATATTGTATATTGTAACGTTCTTACCAACTAATCTATGATTACGaggataaataaatattaagtgTAAATGATTGATTAAAAGCTACAAAGTATAATCCCttgtttgaattatatatttttcattaatacAAAAATGTAACTTTCATTTTGTTGGACATCCACTTTGTAAGTGCAAGGCATCGTCCGATAAAATACAGGCATGGTAAAATTGCAAATGTGAATATAGTTTCTTccttattttcaaatttttttcttcctccaaagAACGGATTGTTCTAGAGAATCTCAGTTCCATTTTGgataaatcatttttgttcatattttacTTGTATGTAGACCAAGCTCTAGTTTATCATGTACCCCTTCCCCTGAGAACCCGATGATTAAcgaaaaataatattcatcGTGTTTAATAATTGTCTCAACATGCTCCTAAAACAAACTTgctaatgaaattaaaatagacTTTTTTTACAGCACAAAAATAACTCATTTCATTTATCAAAGTGGTCAAAATACATGacaaaatataatcaaacacTTAGCAACTAGCATATGACAATGTCCCTCGAGCTAGTAAGTTAGCAACATTGTTGGTTGTCTCATGATAAAATGTACCCTAAAGCTTGTTTCAAAACCCATGCTTCCGCCTCTTGAGGACTTGGTTGGCTAAAAATCCAAATAGTTTGCGTACGTATAAAATTGCCCTTGTCGTCTCTAACACACATGTCGACGCTGAATCTGTTCTAATATGTAAAAATAATCACATCATCAACGTTTCATTTGAGTTCCCTAGTGTCGAAACAACCCACCATGTTGTTGTCGTTCCCTTTCCTGCTTACTACGTTCGATCATCCTGTTGCTCTCTGTCGCTGCACAGGTTTTGGCTATATATGTGCACCGCTGAAAATGGACTATGACCTAGTTAGGCCTCCAAAAAATCCCTCCTTGGAAAGTATCAAGCTTTGAAGATTTAAGCAACAATAGTATCATGGTCGGTTGTTAACTACCATAGAGATGATGAAACCTCATTCCTCTATACTCCTTTCTCAAAATTAACTTGTTCCATTTCAACAAGATAATACCTCTCCTAGTTCTCCTATTCGACCCCCACCAAAAGGAGTTTAACATTTGTTGAATTTCTTCCCCTAATGTGGATGGTAACAagggcaaaagttatggtgcataagccatttccttatgcaccgtgcataaacacgtcacaaccatcagatttcttttattttgaacataaatggttttggctcgctttgggggtgtaggaagcaattatgttgggatttatgcacagtgcataaggatttccttatgcaccataaccactcccgGTAACAAGGAAGAACTCTAGATATTGATTGAACAACATTAATACCTCTCTAGAAAGATGTCTACACAACCAGCTTTCTATCTCCTTTGTAAAAGTGACAATCCCTCCGCACttatgaaagaaaaacataCCCGGTTTTTGCAAACTAATTCCTTCACCATTTATTTGCATATGGT containing:
- the LOC11411758 gene encoding peptidyl-prolyl cis-trans isomerase FKBP19, chloroplastic gives rise to the protein MASLLSFSFASLSLPKSQSLDPHNLSDSSFSGKSNSKSGNCCFPTSFERRKMVLSSIAVIAGTFCKGGIGLASEFADMPALRGKDYGKSKMKYPDYVETESGLQYKDLRPGNGPKPKKGETVVVDWDGYTIGYYGRIFEARNKTKGGSFEGDDKDFFKFKVGSHEVIPAFEEAVAGMSLGGIRRIIVPPELGYPESDYNKGGPRPTTFSGQRALDFVLRNQGLIDKTLLFDIELMKIVPN